In a genomic window of Methanobacterium formicicum:
- a CDS encoding ATP-dependent helicase — protein MITKQEKKYSDKDIYKILHPWAREWFQGKFETFSEAQRQSIVDIHQGKNVLVSSPTGSGKTLTAFLSIISELTRLADQEILEDRVYCLYISPLKALDNDIEKNLEEPLNEIENIAGRKLGILKAVRTGDTTQYQRSKMLKTPPHILITTPESLSILLCAPKFREKLSKVRYVIIDEIHSLAENKRGVHLSLSLERLEHLTGGFVRIGLSATVHPLERMAEFLVGYAYGQPRDCLIVDVNYLKQLDMEVICPVKDIIATEPDETYKAMYQMLHHLIQEHQTTLIFTNTRSGTESVVFNLKKRYPGSYNDQNIMAHHSSLSKELRLEAENKLKEGKLKVVVSSTSLELGIDIGYIDLVILVSSPKSVSRALQRIGRSGHQLHEKSKGKMMVVDRDDLVECALILKNALEGKIDEIHIPESCLDVLSQQIYGMAIEQRWDLDEAFQLIRGSYPYRELSEEDYKSVLSYLAGEYTRLEDRYVYAKIWVDWDENRMGRRGKLARMLYSTNIGTIPDRSAAVVKCSGEVVGHIEEDFMEKLKKGDSFVLGGRIYRFNYARGMSVNVSPASGPPTIPSWFSEQLPLSFDLALSIQKFREILEWEFKKGQNKEDIIQFIHQYLYVDENAAHSIYQYFREQYLYALVPHLKTLLVEYYTGFGGRKFVVFHTLFGRRVNDALSRALAYVIARRYRHDVMISISDNGFYLSSEGKIGALEAFQELTPENLDEYLKEAIDRTETLAGRFRHCAGRSLMILRRYKGREKSVGRQQVRGKILLKFVKELDPNFPILKEARREVMEDFMDVNNARKVLELVENGKMEIKQINTKIPSPFAFNLVSQGYLDVLKYEERIEFIRRMHQAIIKEIDG, from the coding sequence ATGATAACCAAACAGGAAAAAAAATATTCTGATAAAGATATTTACAAAATATTACATCCCTGGGCCAGGGAATGGTTCCAGGGAAAGTTTGAGACTTTTTCTGAGGCACAACGCCAGTCCATAGTGGACATTCACCAGGGAAAGAATGTGCTGGTTTCCTCACCCACTGGTTCCGGTAAAACCCTCACTGCCTTCCTCTCCATAATCAGTGAACTCACCCGCCTGGCGGACCAGGAGATACTGGAAGACCGGGTTTACTGCCTGTACATCTCCCCCCTCAAGGCCCTGGATAACGATATTGAAAAGAACCTGGAGGAACCCCTGAATGAGATCGAAAATATCGCCGGGCGAAAACTGGGAATACTTAAAGCAGTGCGAACCGGAGATACCACCCAGTACCAGCGATCCAAAATGCTTAAAACCCCACCACACATTCTCATAACCACCCCTGAATCTCTCTCCATCCTACTCTGTGCACCCAAGTTCCGGGAGAAACTATCCAAAGTCCGTTATGTGATAATAGATGAAATACACTCCCTGGCCGAGAACAAAAGAGGTGTGCACCTCAGCCTGAGTCTGGAGCGGCTGGAACACCTCACCGGGGGATTTGTTCGCATCGGACTCAGTGCCACAGTTCATCCCCTGGAGAGGATGGCTGAATTCTTGGTGGGTTACGCCTATGGTCAGCCACGGGACTGCCTCATTGTAGATGTTAATTACCTTAAACAGCTGGATATGGAGGTTATCTGCCCGGTTAAGGATATAATAGCCACCGAACCTGATGAAACCTACAAGGCCATGTACCAGATGCTTCACCATCTTATACAGGAGCACCAGACTACCCTTATCTTCACCAACACCCGTAGTGGTACGGAGAGTGTGGTCTTTAACCTGAAGAAAAGGTACCCGGGCAGTTATAATGACCAGAACATTATGGCCCACCACTCCAGCCTCTCCAAAGAGCTGCGTCTGGAAGCCGAAAACAAGTTAAAGGAGGGAAAACTGAAAGTAGTGGTTTCTTCCACCAGCCTGGAGCTGGGGATAGATATTGGTTACATTGACCTGGTGATACTAGTTTCCAGTCCTAAATCCGTCTCCCGGGCCTTGCAGAGAATAGGCCGTAGTGGCCATCAGCTGCATGAGAAGTCCAAGGGAAAAATGATGGTGGTGGACCGTGATGATCTGGTGGAATGTGCACTCATCCTGAAAAACGCCCTGGAAGGCAAGATCGATGAGATACACATCCCGGAAAGCTGCCTGGATGTATTGTCCCAGCAGATCTATGGTATGGCCATTGAACAGCGTTGGGACCTGGATGAAGCCTTCCAGCTTATCCGGGGGAGTTATCCCTACCGTGAACTCTCGGAAGAGGACTATAAAAGTGTACTGAGCTACCTGGCTGGTGAGTACACCCGCCTGGAAGATCGTTATGTCTACGCCAAGATATGGGTGGATTGGGATGAAAACCGCATGGGTAGAAGGGGTAAACTGGCCCGAATGCTCTACTCCACCAATATTGGAACCATACCTGACCGTAGCGCTGCAGTGGTTAAATGTAGTGGTGAGGTGGTGGGACATATTGAAGAAGACTTCATGGAGAAACTGAAAAAAGGAGATAGTTTCGTACTGGGTGGCCGTATCTACCGTTTCAATTATGCCCGGGGAATGAGTGTCAATGTCAGCCCAGCCTCGGGTCCCCCTACCATACCCTCCTGGTTCTCGGAACAACTACCTCTATCCTTTGATCTGGCCCTTTCCATACAGAAGTTCCGGGAAATACTGGAGTGGGAATTTAAAAAGGGTCAGAATAAAGAGGATATTATCCAGTTCATACACCAGTACCTCTACGTGGATGAAAATGCCGCCCATTCCATATACCAGTACTTCCGGGAGCAGTATCTCTATGCCCTGGTCCCCCACCTTAAAACCCTCCTGGTGGAGTATTACACTGGTTTTGGAGGCCGTAAATTCGTGGTGTTCCACACCCTCTTCGGTAGAAGGGTTAACGATGCTCTCAGCCGGGCACTGGCCTATGTTATCGCCCGGAGGTACCGCCACGATGTGATGATCTCCATCTCCGACAACGGATTTTACCTATCCAGTGAAGGGAAAATTGGGGCTCTGGAGGCCTTCCAGGAATTAACCCCTGAAAACCTGGATGAATACCTTAAAGAAGCAATTGACCGTACTGAAACACTGGCCGGGCGTTTCCGGCATTGTGCCGGGCGTTCGCTCATGATCCTGCGGCGTTACAAGGGACGGGAAAAATCCGTGGGGCGCCAGCAGGTTAGGGGTAAGATCCTCCTGAAGTTCGTGAAGGAACTGGATCCCAACTTCCCCATACTTAAGGAAGCCCGCCGGGAGGTTATGGAGGATTTCATGGATGTGAA